One window of Oryza brachyantha chromosome 12, ObraRS2, whole genome shotgun sequence genomic DNA carries:
- the LOC102716176 gene encoding eukaryotic peptide chain release factor subunit 1-3-like, with product MSDSHETDRNIEIWKIKKLIKALESARGNGTSMISLIMPPRDQVARVAKMLGDEYGTASNIKSRVNRQSVLAAITSAQQRLKLYNKVPPNGLVLYTGTIVTEDGKEKKVTIDFEPFKPINVSLYLCDNKFHTEALNELLESDDKFGFIVMDGNGTLFGTLSGNTREVLHKFTVDLPKKHGRGGQSALRFARLRMEKRHNYVRKTAELATQFFINPATSQPNVSGLILAGSADFKTELSQSDMFDQRLQAKILNVVDVSYGGENGFNQAIELSAEILANVKFIQEKKLIGKYFEEISQDTGKYVFGVDDTLKALEMGAVETLIVWENLETNRYVLKNSVSGETVIKHLNKEQEADQSNFRDPATNAELEVQEKMSLLEWFANEYKKFGCSLEFVTNKSQEGSQFCRGFGGIGGILRYQLDIRSFDELSDDEGLYEDSD from the coding sequence ATGTCTGACAGCCATGAAACTGATAGGAACATTGAGATCTGGAAGATTAAGAAGCTAATCAAGGCTCTTGAGTCAGCTAGAGGAAATGGCACAAGCATGATCTCTCTCATTATGCCTCCACGTGACCAGGTCGCGCGAGTGGCCAAGATGTTGGGTGATGAATATGGTACAGCCTCGAACATCAAGAGTAGAGTTAATCGTCAGTCTGTTTTGGCTGCCATTACCTCAGCTCAGCAGAGGCTGAAGCTCTATAACAAAGTTCCTCCAAATGGATTAGTTCTCTACACTGGAACCATTGTTACTGAAGAtgggaaggagaagaaagtTACTATTGATTTTGAACCATTCAAGCCTATCAATGTATCACTGTATCTTTGTGATAACAAGTTCCACACTGAGGCTTTGAATGAGCTCTTGGAATCTGATGACAAGTTTGGTTTCATTGTTATGGATGGTAATGGTACTCTTTTTGGCACACTAAGTGGCAATACACGTGAGGTGCTTCACAAATTCACTGTTGATCTCCCAAAGAAGCATGGTAGAGGAGGACAATCTGCTTTGCGTTTTGCTCGTCTTCGGATGGAGAAACGCCATAATTATGTCCGGAAAACAGCTGAGCTTGCTACCCAGTTCTTCATTAATCCTGCTACAAGTCAGCCTAACGTTTCTGGTCTAATTCTTGCTGGTTCTGCTGATTTTAAGACAGAGCTGAGTCAGTCAGACATGTTCGATCAGCGACTGCAAGCCAAGATACTTAATGTGGTCGATGTTTCTTATGGTGGCGAGAATGGTTTCAACCAAGCTATTGAATTGTCAGCTGAGATTCTAGCAAATGTCAAGTTCATACAGGAGAAGAAGTTGATTGGCAAATATTTTGAAGAGATCAGTCAAGACACTGGGAAATATGTCTTTGGCGTTGACGACACTCTTAAAGCTCTTGAAATGGGTGCTGTTGAGACCTTGATAGTGTGGGAGAATCTGGAAACTAACAGATATGTGCTTAAGAACAGTGTATCTGGTGAAACTGTGATCAAGCATTTGAACAAAGAGCAGGAAGCTGACCAGAGCAATTTCCGTGACCCAGCTACTAATGCAGAGTTGGAAGTTCAGGAAAAAATGTCTCTCCTGGAATGGTTTGCTAATGAGTACAAGAAGTTTGGTTGCTCGCTTGAGTTTGTTACTAATAAATCTCAAGAGGGGTCACAGTTTTGTAGAGGATTTGGTGGCATTGGTGGTATCTTGCGTTACCAGCTAGATATCCGGTCCTTTGATGAGCTTTCTGACGATGAGGGATTGTATGAAGACTCTGATTAG
- the LOC102707348 gene encoding protein trichome birefringence-like 28 has translation MTHKLPLGISLHEESQPTRKGAPCPTQTNRPLPLPLPPPRLLPHPPPASSLAKPPRQLPLGLDSLASSARSLLTAPRRSPVTTLVAAFFLLALFMYGEDVRTLAELSIDDYLYPDAEFYNVSGLPPLLLPPPTCELSRGHWVFDNTSVPAYREKECTFLTKQVTCLANGRPDDLWQYWRWQPNNCSLPVFDARRFMEAMRGKRLMFVGDSLNRNQWESLVCLVQPILSEGRKKIVKRGSFRIFYAKEYRATLEFYWAPFLVESNSDNPNFHSIDTRIIRPDRIEAHAKNWKGVDYLIFNTYIWWMNTADMKVRRPDSNDWSEHDEVPRIEVYGRVFKTWSDWLEQNVDPAKTSVFFMTISPLHNSPEMWGNPNGVRCVKETLPVLNYTEPLDLNHDMRMYDLVANVAKNMKRVPVTLIDITRMSDYRKDAHTGLYTFRQGKLLTPKQKAEPEKYSDCIHWCLPGVPDVWNQILYTRILSKSSPHPSLPPQ, from the exons ATGACCCATAAATTGCCTTTGGGAATTTCGCTTCATG AGGAATCCCAACCAACAAGGAAGGGGGCGCCATGTCCAACTCAGACCAATCGcccccttcctcttcctcttcctccacctcgcctcctcccccacccgccccccgcctcctccttaGCCAAGCCGCCCCGCCAGCTCCCGCTCGGCCTCGACtccctcgcctcctccgcgcgctccctcctcaccgcgccgcgccgctcccCGGTCAccaccctcgtcgccgccttcttcctcctcgccctctTCATGTATggcgaggatgtccgcacccTCGCCGAGCTCTCCATCGACGACTACCTCTACCCCGATGCCGAATTCTACAACGTCTCCGGCTtgccccctctcctcctccccccgcccACCTGCGAGCTCTCCCGCGGTCACTGGGTCTTCGACAACACCTCCGTCCCAGCCTACAGGGAGAAGGAATGCACCTTCCTCACCAAGCAGGTCACCTGCCTCGCCAATGGCCGCCCCGACGACTTATGGCAGTACTGGCGATGGCAGCCCAACAACTGCTCGCTCCCCGT GTTCGACGCGCGGCGGTTCATGGAGGCGATGCGGGGGAAGCGGCTGATGTTCGTGGGGGACTCGCTGAACAGGAACCAGTGGGAGTCGCTGGTGTGCCTGGTGCAGCCCATCCTTTccgaggggaggaagaagatcgtCAAGCGCGGCTCCTTCAGAATCTTCTACGCCAAGGAGTACCGCGCCACGCTCGAGTTCTACTGGGCGCCCTTCCTCGTCGAGTCCAACTCCGACAACCCCAATTTCCACAGCATCGACACCCGGATCATCCGCCCCGACCGGATCGAGGCCCACGCCAAGAACTGGAAGGGCGTCGATTACCTCATCTTCAACACCTACATCTGGTGGATGAACACCGCCGACATGAAAGTCAG GAGGCCAGATTCAAATGATTGGTCGGAGCACGATGAGGTGCCAAGGATCGAGGTATATGGCCGGGTGTTCAAGACTTGGTCGGACTGGCTGGAACAGAATGTTGATCCCGCCAAGACTTCTGTGTTCTTCATGACAATTTCTCCTCTTCACAACAG CCCAGAGATGTGGGGGAATCCAAATGGGGTCAGATGCGTCAAGGAAACACTTCCAGTTCTCAACTACACCGAGCCGTTGGATCTCAACCACGACATGCGGATGTACGACCTGGTAGCAAATGTTGCTAAAAACATGAAGAGAGTTCCAGTGACACTGATCGACATCACGAGGATGTCAGATTACAGGAAGGACGCCCATACAGGGTTGTATACCTTCCGGCAGGGTAAACTGTTGACGCCAAAGCAGAAGGCGGAACCAGAGAAGTATTCCGACTGCATCCATTGGTGCCTTCCTGGGGTACCAGACGTCTGGAACCAGATACTCTACACCAGGATCCTCTCCAAATCATCCCCAcatccctctctccctccccaaTGA
- the LOC102716461 gene encoding clathrin heavy chain 1: MAAANAPIAMREALTLSSLGIAPQFVTFTHVTMESDKYICVRETSPQNSVVIIDMAMPNQPLRRPITADSALMNPNTRILALKAQIPGTTQDHLQIFNIEAKTKIKSHQMPEQVVFWKWITPKLLGLVTQTSVYHWSIEGDSEPTKMFDRTANLANNQIINYRCDPSEKWLVLIGIAPGAPERPQLVKGNMQLFSVEQQRSQALEAHAASFATFKVVGNENPSTLICFASKTTNAGQITSKLHVIELGAQPGKPGFSKKQADLFFPPDFQDDFPVAMQISQKYGLIYVITKLGLLFVYDLETAAAVYRNRISPDPIFLTAESSTTGGFYAINRRGQVLHATVNDATIVPFVSSQLNNLELAVNLAKRANLPGAENLVVQRFQELFAQTKYKEAAELAAESPQGLLRTPETVAKFQSVPVQAGQTPPLLQYFGTLLTRGKLNAYESLELSRLVVNQNKKNLLENWLAEDKLECSEELGDLVKTVDNDLALKIFIKARATPKVVAAFAERREFDKILIYSKQVGYTPDYLFLLQTILRTDPQGAVNFALMMSQMEGGCPVDYNTITDLFLQRNMIREATAFLLDVLKPNLPEHAFLQTKVLEINLVTYPNVADAILANGMFSHYDRPRVAQLCEKAGLYLRALQHYTELPDIKRVMVNTHAIEPQALVEFFGTLSREWALECMKDLLLVNLRGNLQIVVQAAKEYSEQLGVDACIKLFEQFKSYEGLYFFLGAYLSSSEDPDIHFKYIEAAARTGQIKEVERVTRESNFYDAEKTKNFLMEAKLPDARPLINVCDRFGFVPDLTHYLYTNNMLRYIEGYVQKVNPGNAPLVVGQLLDDECPEDFIKGLILSVRSLLPVEPLVDECEKRNRLRLLTQFLEHLVSEGSQDVHVHNALGKIIIDSNNNPEHFLTTNPFYDSRVVGKYCEKRDPTLAVVAYRRGQCDDELINVTNKNSLFKLQARYVVERMDGDLWDKVLQPENEYRRQLIDQVVSTALPESKSPEQVSAAVKAFMTADLPHELIELLEKIVLQNSAFSGNFNLQNLLILTAIKADPSRVMDYVNRLDNFDGPAVGEVAVEAQLFEEAFAIFRKFNLNVQAVNVLLDNIRSIERAEEFAFRVEEDAVWTQVAKAQLREGLVSEAIESFIRADDATHFLDVIRAAEEANVYDDLVKYLLMVRQKAREPKVDGELIFAYAKTDRLSDIEEFILMPNVANLQNVGDRLYDEELYEAAKIIYAFISNWAKLAVTLVKLKQFQGAVDAARKANSAKTWKEVCFACVDAEEFRLAQICGLNIIVQVDDLEEVSEYYQNRGCFNELISLMESGLGLERAHMGIFTELGVLYARYRPEKLMEHIKLFSTRLNIPKLIRACDEQQHWKELTYLYIQYDEFDNAATTIMNHSPDAWDHMQFKDVAVKVANVELYYKAVHFYLQEHPDLINDLLNVLALRLDHTRVVDIMRKAGQLHLVKPYMVAVQSNNVSAVNEALNELYVEEEDYERLRESVDLHDSFDQIGLAQKLEKHELLEMRRIAAYIYKKAGRWKQSIALSKKDNMYKDCMETCSQSGDRELSEDLLVYFIEQGKKECFASCLFICYDLIRADVALELAWMNNMVDFAFPYLLQFIREYTNKVDELVKDRIESQNEVKAKEKEEKELVAQQNMYAQLLPLALPAPPGMGVPPPPMGGMGMPPMGGMGMPPMGPGPMPAYGMPPMGSY; this comes from the exons atggcggcggccaaCGCCCCCATCGCCATGCGCGAGGCCCTCACG CTGAGCAGCCTGGGGATCGCGCCCCAGTTCGTCACCTTCACCCACGTCACCATGGAGTCCGACAAGTACATCTGCGTCCGCGAGACCTCGCCGCAGAACAGCGTCGTCATCATCGACATGGCCATGCCCAACCAGCCCCTCCGCAGGCCCATCACCGCCGACTCCGCCCTCATGAACCCCAACACCCGCATCCTCGCCCTCAAAG CTCAAATACCTGGAACAACACAGGACCACCTGCAAATCTTCAATATTGAggctaaaacaaaaattaagtCCCACCAGATGCCTGAGCAG GTTGTGTTTTGGAAATGGATCACCCCAAAGTTGCTGGGTTTGGTAACACAAACATCAGTCTATCATTGGTCAATTGAGG GAGATTCTGAACCAACCAAGATGTTCGATAGGACAGCTAATTTGGCCAACAATCAGATTATCAACTATCGATGTGACCCATCTGAGAAGTGGCTTGTGCTTATTGGAATCGCACCTGGTGCTCCAGAG AGGCCACAACTGGTGAAAGGAAATATGCAACTTTTTTCCGTGGAGCAGCAGCGCAGTCAAGCGCTTGAAGCCCATGCAGCATCCTTTGCAACATTTAAG GTTGTGGGCAATGAGAATCCTTCAACTCTCATCTGCTTTGCCTCAAAGACAACTAATGCTGGGCAAATCACTTCTAAGTTGCATGTTATTGAATTGGGTGCCCAACCAG GGAAACCAGGGTTTTCCAAGAAGCAAGCCGATCTCTTTTTCCCCCCAGATTTTCAGGATGATTTTCCTGTAGCCATGCAG ATATCTCAGAAGTATGGCCTTATCTATGTAATTACAAAGCTTGGCCTTTTGTTTGTATATGACTTGGAAACAGCTGCAGCAGTCTATAGAAATAGAATTAGCCCAGATCCTATATTCTTGACAGCAGAGTCTTCTACAACTGGTGGCTTTTATGCCATCAATAGGAGAGGACAGGTTTTACATGCCACAGTTAATGATGCAACCATCGTGCCTTTTGTCAGCAGTCAA TTAAATAACCTTGAGTTAGCTGTAAATCTAGCCAAAAGAGCTAATCTTCCTGGGGCAGAGAACCTA gTTGTGCAAAGGTTTCAGGAACTGTTTGCGCAAACGAAATACAAGGAAGCAGCTGAGTTGGCTGCAGAATCTCCCCAAGGTCTTCTTCGAACTCCTGAGACTGTTGCAAAATTTCAG AGTGTTCCTGTTCAAGCTGGGCAAACACCTCCACTCTTGCAGTACTTTGGCACATTGCTAACTCGGGGGAAGCTCAATGCTTACGAGTCTCTTGAGCTATCTCGACTTGTTGTCAATCAGAACAAAAAGAATCTTTTGGAAAACTGGTTGGCTGAAGACAAACTGGAGTGTAGCGAAGAACTAGGAGATCTTGTCAAG ACTGTGGACAATGATCTTGCTCTGAAAATATTCATAAAGGCTAGGGCAACCCCTAAAGTAGTTGCTGCTTTTGCTGAAAGAAGGGAATTTGACAAGATCCTTATATATTCAAAGCAG GTTGGATACACCCCTGATtacctcttcctcctccagacCATTTTACGTACAGATCCACAG GGAGCTGTCAACTTTGCGCTCATGATGTCACAAATGGAGGGGGGCTGTCCAGTTGATTACAATACTATAACTGATCTCTTCCTTCAg AGGAACATGATACGTGAGGCAACGGCTTTCCTGCTTGATGTTTTAAAGCCAAACTTGCCAGAACATGCTTTTCTTCAAACTAAG GTTTTGGAGATCAACTTGGTGACTTACCCAAATGTTGCTGATGCCATCCTTGCTAATGGTATGTTCAGTCATTATGATCGCCCACGTGTTGCTCAGCTTTGTGAAAAGGCTGGCTTGTACTTGCGAGCTCTCCAG CATTACACAGAATTACCAGATATAAAGCGTGTCATGGTGAATACCCATGCCATTGAGCCACAG GCACTTGTCGAGTTCTTTGGCACCCTTTCAAGAGAATGGGCATTGGAGTGCATGAAGGACCTTCTGCTGGTCAATCTAAGAGGAAATCTTCAAATTGTTGTACAG GCTGCCAAAGAATACTCTGAGCAGCTAGGGGTTGACGCTTGCATAAAACTGTTTGAGCAATTCAAATCTTACGAGGGCCTTTACTTTTTCTTGGGAGCTTATTTGAGTTCCAG TGAGGATCCAGATATTCATTTCAAATACATAGAAGCAGCTGCTAGGACTGGACAGATCAAAGAAGTTGAACGTGTAACCAGAGAGTCCAACTTTTATGATGCGGAAAAGACAAAGAACTTTTTGATGGAAGCAAAGCTGCCTGATGCCCGCCCGCTGATTAATGTCTGCGATCGCTTTGGATTTGTTCCAGATTTGACCCACTAtctatatacaaataatatgcTTCGGTACATTGAAGGATATGTACAGAAA GTGAACCCTGGAAACGCTCCGTTAGTTGTTGGACAACTACTTGATGATGAGTGCCCAGAAGATTTCATTAAGGGTTTGATTCTGTCTGTCCGTTCTCTCCTTCCTGTTGAGCCACTTGTTGATGAATGCGAGAAGAG GAACCGCCTACGGCTGCTGACACAATTTCTGGAGCACTTGGTGAGCGAGGGTAGCCAAGATGTCCATGTGCACAATGCCCTTGGAAAAATCATCATTGACAGCAACAACAATCCTGAGCACTTCCTTACGACCAATCCATTTTACGACTCCCGTGTAGTTGGTAAATACTGTGAAAAGCGGGATCCTACCCTTGCTGTTGTTGCTTACAGACGTGGACAGTGCGATGATGAACTTATTAATGTCACCAATAAAAACTCACTGTTCAAGTTGCAAGCTCG GTATGTGGTTGAAAGAATGGATGGTGATCTGTGGGATAAAGTTCTACAGCCTGAAAATGAATATAGAAGGCAACTCATTGACCAAGTGGTTTCTACGGCATTGCCTGAAAGCAAGAGCCCTGAGCAAGTGTCTGCTGCTGTTAAGGCTTTCATGACAGCTGACCTCCCTCACGAACTAATTGAGCTTCTTGAAAAGATTGTCCTACAGAATTCTGCATTCAGTGGAAACTTCAATCTGCAGAACCTGCTCATCTTGACAGCCATCAAGGCTGACCCATCCAGGGTCATGGACTATGTCAACAGGCTGGACAACTTTGATGGGCCTGCTGTTGGAGAAGTAGCTGTTGAAGCACAGCTGTTTGAGGAGGCATTTGCCATCTTCAGGAAGTTTAACTTAAATGTGCAGGCTGTCAATGTTCTCTTGGATAATATCCGAAGCATAGAAAGAGCTGAAGAGTTTGCATTCCGTGTTGAAGAAGATGCTGTTTGGACCCAGGTTGCCAAGGCCCAGTTGCGTGAAGGTTTGGTTAGTGAAGCAATTGAGTCCTTCATTCGTGCAGATGATGCAACACATTTCCTTGACGTCATCCGTGCTGCCGAGGAAGCTAATGTATATGATGATTTAGTTAAGTACTTGCTTATGGTAAGGCAGAAGGCAAGGGAGCCCAAAGTTGATGGAGAACTCATCTTTGCATATGCTAAGACTGATAGGCTCAGTGATATTGAAGAATTCATTCTTATGCCAAATGTTGCCAATCTTCAAAATGTTGGTGATCGGCTGTATGATGAAGAACTATATGAAGCAGCAAAGATCATCTATGCCTTCATCTCAAACTGGGCAAAGCTGGCTGTCACCCTTGTTAAGCTGAAGCAGTTCCAAGGTGCTGTGGATGCTGCACGCAAGGCTAACAGTGCTAAAACATGGAAGGAAGTCTGCTTTGCTTGTGTTGATGCTGAGGAATTCCGTCTAGCACAAATATGTGGTCTCAATATTATTGTTCAG GTTGATGACTTGGAGGAAGTAAGTGAATACTACCAGAACAGAGGATGTTTCAATGAACTTATTTCTCTCATGGAAAGTGGACTAGGACTGGAACGTGCACACATGGGCATCTTCACAGAATTGGGAGTCCTCTATGCTAGATATCGCCCTGAGAAGCTCATGGAACACATCAAACTTTTCTCTACCCGTCTCAACATCCCTAAGCTTATCCGTGCTTGTGATGAACAGCAACATTGGAAAGAGCTTACCTACCTATACATTCAGTATGATGAATTTGACAATGCTGCCACCACTATTATGAACCATTCTCCAGATGCATGGGATCATATGCAATTTAAGGATGTTGCTGTTAAAGTTGCAAATGTTGAGCTATACTACAAGGCAGTGCACTTCTATTTGCAAGAGCATCCTGATCTCATCAATGACCTTCTCAATGTGCTTGCGCTTCGTTTGGATCACACAAGAGTCGTGGACATTATGCGCAAG GCTGGTCAGTTGCATCTTGTGAAACCATACATGGTTGCAGTTCAGAGCAACAATGTCTCTGCTGTGAATGAAGCTTTGAATGAGCTTTATGTTGAAGAGGAGGATTATGAGAGACTCCGTGAATCGGTTGATCTGCATGATAGCTTTGATCAGATAGGTCTTGCCCAGAAG CTTGAGAAGCATGAATTGCTTGAGATGAGGAGGATTGCTGCCTACATTTACAAGAAGGCTGGCAGATGGAAGCAGTCTATTGCCCTATCAAAGAAAGACAACATGTACAAGGATTGCATGGAAACATGCTCACAATCTGGTGACCGCGAGCTGTCAGAAGACTTGCTTGTGTATTTCATTGAGCAG GGAAAGAAAGAGTGTTTTGCTTCTTGCctatttatttgttatgaCCTGATTCGCGCGGATGTTGCTCTTGAGCTTGCATGGATGAACAACATGGTGGACTTTGCATTCCCCTATCTATTACAG TTCATTCGTGAGTACACAAACAAGGTTGATGAGTTAGTAAAGGACAGGATTGAGTCACAGAATGAAGTAAAGGCTaaagagaaggaagaaaaggaactTGTTGCTCAGCAG AACATGTACGCCCAACTGCTTCCTCTTGCCCTGCCTGCTCCACCTGGTATGGGCGTTCCTCCACCTCCAATGGGTGGAATGGGCATGCCTCCGATGGGCGGAATGGGGATGCCTCCGATGGGTCCTGGACCTATGCCAGCATACGGGATGCCACCGATGGGAAGCTACTGA
- the LOC102721790 gene encoding probable calcium-binding protein CML25/26 yields the protein MASTASSSSSVFSAFDKDGDGKVSAAELRGCMAAALGEDVSEEEAVAILTMADTDGDGLLDHNEFLGLVGQPEEEEMRMRCLREAFDMYAAEETTVITPASLRRTLRRLGWQHQQLRVEDCRAMICRFDLDGDGVLSFDEFRVMMLMA from the coding sequence ATGGCATCCACagcgtcctcgtcctcgtccgtCTTCTCGGCCTTCGACAAGGACGGCGACGGTAAGGTGTCCGCGGCCGAGCTGCGCGGCTGCATGGCGGCGGCTCTCGGCGAGGACGTctccgaggaggaggccgtgGCGATCCTTACAATGGCAgacaccgacggcgacgggctgTTGGACCACAACGAGTTCCTGGGGCTTGTTGGCCAgccggaggaagaagagatgaGGATGAGGTGCCTGAGGGAGGCGTTCGACATGTacgcggcggaggagacgaCGGTGATCACGCCGGCGAGCCTGCGGCGGACGCTGAGGCGGCTGGGGTGGCAGCATCAGCAGCTGAGGGTGGAGGACTGCAGGGCCATGATCTGCCGGTTCgacctcgacggcgacggcgtcctcTCCTTCGATGAGTTCAGGGTCATGATGCTCATGGCATAG
- the LOC107305430 gene encoding uncharacterized protein LOC107305430 produces the protein MVMRPLCENSSLPNSGTQNLLDLMNQIQSPSAALFKIDYTAHLGPLTSVMTQPSMILHPPCPCATGSHSNDDDGNDAFRDYDVDAAVRMYASVPPNLGKGKDLLESESDIIYFDHQRDDNLTDVLKDDSSFNEDNWRRKQ, from the exons ATGGTGATGAGGCCCCTCTGCGAAAACTCTTCTTTGCCGAATTCTGGGACTCAAAACCTGCTCGATTTAATGAATCAAATTCAAAGCCCATCTGCTGCCCTGTTCAAGATAGATTACACTGCACATCTTG GTCCTCTTACTTCTGTGATGACCCAGCCAAGCATGATTTTGCATCCACCATGTCCATGTGCAACTGGAAGTCACTCCAATGACGATGATGGTAATGACGCCTTTCGTGACTATGATGTTGATGCTGCCGTTCGTATGTATGCTTCTGTTCCACCCAATCTTGGTAAAGGAAAGGACTTGTTAGAGTCGGAGTCggacatcatttattttgatcaCCAAAGGGACGATAATCTCACAGACGTTCTCAAGGACGACTCCTCCTTTAATGAAGACAATTGGAGGAGGAAGCAGTAA